A genomic segment from Alistipes senegalensis JC50 encodes:
- a CDS encoding cell division protein FtsX produces MKDDKRLKRKVRNSYIVSTVSITLVLFLLGSVGYLMVAALKVADTLQESIAVSVELKNGLSDEQREAIEKRLTDEEMVATIAYSPKEEKIDDQEFRKMFNSSFEEILQENPLLDSFELTLTSASADKELLDSFIAAIERIDGVDRVSYPAQMAERLHATVNKIRLVLLMFGGALLVISLILLSNTIRLAIFSKRYLINTMKLVGATKWFIMKPFLGSSITQGILAGVAASALFVLAVYGLNEAVPELMTIAEAGKIAIILGSMVVGGIVISGLFTFAALNKFVNMKSNKIYLY; encoded by the coding sequence ATGAAAGATGACAAGCGGTTGAAACGAAAGGTCCGCAACTCCTACATCGTATCGACGGTGAGCATCACGCTCGTACTGTTCCTGCTGGGGTCGGTGGGCTACCTGATGGTGGCGGCGCTGAAAGTCGCCGACACGTTGCAGGAGAGCATCGCCGTCTCCGTGGAGCTGAAAAACGGACTCTCCGACGAACAGCGGGAGGCGATCGAAAAACGGCTGACGGACGAAGAGATGGTTGCGACGATCGCCTACTCGCCCAAGGAGGAGAAGATCGACGATCAGGAGTTCCGGAAAATGTTCAACAGCTCGTTCGAGGAGATCTTGCAGGAAAATCCCCTGCTGGATTCGTTCGAACTCACGCTGACCTCGGCGTCGGCGGACAAGGAGCTGCTCGACTCGTTCATCGCCGCCATCGAACGCATCGACGGGGTCGATCGGGTGTCGTACCCCGCGCAGATGGCCGAACGGCTGCACGCCACGGTGAACAAGATCCGCCTCGTGCTGCTGATGTTCGGCGGGGCGCTGCTGGTCATCTCGCTGATCCTGCTGAGCAACACCATCCGGCTGGCGATCTTCTCGAAACGCTACCTCATCAACACGATGAAGCTCGTCGGGGCCACCAAGTGGTTCATCATGAAGCCCTTCCTCGGGAGCAGCATCACGCAGGGCATACTGGCCGGCGTGGCGGCCTCAGCGCTGTTCGTCCTCGCGGTCTACGGGCTCAACGAAGCCGTGCCCGAACTGATGACCATCGCCGAAGCGGGCAAAATCGCCATCATCCTCGGGTCGATGGTCGTCGGCGGCATCGTCATATCGGGGCTCTTCACCTTCGCGGCCCTCAACAAATTCGTCAACATGAAGTCGAACAAGATATACCTATATTAA
- the surE gene encoding 5'/3'-nucleotidase SurE, whose translation MNERLILVTNDDGYDSKGLAAAVEVARSFGRVVVVAPETTQSGMSQAITMYNPLYLRRVREEEGLEIYAFSGTPVDCVKMAFDYLLRDERVDLVISGINHGSNSAVNVLYSGTMGAAIEGSFYGCPSVGLSLDDHRGDADFDAAAAYGKRIVGDILAAKIELPLCLNVNVPVGRPETIKGIKLCRQNRGFWREEFYRHEDPRGREYFWLTGEFVNGEPGAEDTDEWALANNYVAVVPVQTDLTDYRQLSGLRNVLK comes from the coding sequence ATGAACGAAAGACTGATACTTGTCACCAACGACGACGGCTACGATTCCAAGGGCCTGGCCGCCGCCGTCGAGGTGGCCCGGAGCTTCGGCCGTGTGGTGGTCGTGGCTCCCGAGACGACGCAGAGCGGCATGAGCCAGGCGATCACGATGTACAATCCCCTCTACCTGCGGCGCGTCCGCGAGGAGGAGGGGCTCGAAATATACGCCTTTTCGGGAACTCCGGTCGATTGCGTGAAGATGGCCTTCGACTACCTGCTGCGCGACGAGCGCGTCGATCTGGTGATCTCGGGCATCAACCACGGCTCCAACTCGGCCGTCAACGTGCTCTATTCCGGAACGATGGGTGCGGCCATCGAGGGCAGTTTCTACGGCTGCCCTTCGGTCGGGCTGTCGCTCGACGACCACCGCGGCGACGCCGATTTCGACGCGGCGGCGGCCTATGGCAAACGGATCGTCGGCGACATCCTCGCCGCGAAGATCGAATTGCCGCTGTGCCTCAATGTGAATGTCCCGGTCGGACGCCCCGAGACGATAAAGGGGATAAAACTCTGCCGCCAGAACCGCGGCTTCTGGCGCGAGGAGTTCTATCGCCACGAAGACCCCCGGGGCCGCGAGTATTTCTGGCTCACGGGCGAATTCGTCAACGGCGAGCCCGGCGCCGAGGACACCGACGAATGGGCCCTGGCGAACAACTACGTGGCGGTGGTCCCCGTGCAGACGGACCTGACCGATTACCGGCAATTGTCGGGCCTCCGGAATGTCTTGAAGTGA
- the rplS gene encoding 50S ribosomal protein L19 has protein sequence MNKDAIIKLVNEQMWPKTDADVPSFKAGDTITVSYKIVEGNKERIQSFRGVVIQIKGSGKTKMFTIRKISGGVGVERIFPLYSPHIEKIEVNKVGVVRRARIYYLRDLTGKKARIKEKRVARTDK, from the coding sequence ATGAACAAAGACGCAATCATCAAGCTCGTCAACGAGCAGATGTGGCCGAAGACGGACGCCGACGTGCCGTCGTTCAAGGCCGGTGACACGATCACCGTCTCCTACAAGATCGTCGAGGGTAACAAGGAGCGTATCCAGAGTTTCCGCGGCGTAGTGATCCAGATCAAGGGCTCGGGCAAGACCAAGATGTTCACCATCCGCAAGATTTCGGGCGGCGTGGGTGTCGAGCGCATCTTCCCCCTCTACTCGCCCCACATCGAGAAGATCGAGGTCAACAAGGTCGGTGTCGTACGCCGTGCACGTATCTACTACCTGCGCGACCTGACCGGCAAGAAGGCCCGCATCAAGGAGAAGCGTGTCGCCCGCACGGACAAATAG
- a CDS encoding YfhO family protein, which translates to MELSNPIRSKLLPAATALVLFLAVSALYFAPQFRGEVLPQHDVIQYEGMAKDITDMRIATGEDPQWTGGMFGGMPAYLINVAYPAQLVKRTVGQVVKIMDTPAAFLFFAMISMWLMLMIVGVDPWVGIVAALAYGLSTYFLLIIGAGHITKMWALVYAPLMMGGAWMTLRGNIWCGAALTALTASLEIGANHPQITYYFLVAMAAFWISEGIVSFREKRMKNFALRTAALAAAGLLAVASNFSPLWYTAKHSKETIRGGSELATTAETSAGGLALDYATAWSYGKAETFNLLIPDFMGRESATTFPADGETAAVLNGYGLRGAAQQLPAYWGTQPYTGGPTYLGAAAVFLAALGIALARGRNKWWIVAACVVMILLAWGRNLMGFTEFAFKYLPGYNKFRTVSMTLVVVQWAVPLLGALALMRLWKEEIPRERLMKALAWAAGITGGLCLLFAVAGEALFDFGRGESAAMMTDTFRRIFENNDMQSYIDRGLDVEWAEATADAMAADRAAMMRADAWRSLLMILLAAGGVALFALRKIGKYVLTGLLAGVMLLDLVPVDLRFLGHDKFESARRRQVVPTAADKAIMQDKDPGYRVLNLTVSPFNDATTSYFHRSVGGYHGAKLARYQDLIDRYLSNVDDGVLDMLNTRYLIVPGADGQPEPRLRTTANGAAWFVDSVVYASTAREEIDLLGTTDLKTTAVVAAQDPVEIVPRPMPLGIYASARIDLTEYRPNYLKYEYTTPEEAVAVFSEIFYDHGWKAYVDGEEMPYFRADYVLRAMKLPAGKHTVEWRFRAPGWTAVEGVTLAASLAILLGAVAALIYCFRKKKA; encoded by the coding sequence ATGGAACTTTCGAACCCGATACGCTCAAAACTGCTGCCGGCAGCGACGGCCCTCGTGCTCTTCCTCGCGGTGAGCGCCCTCTATTTCGCACCGCAGTTCCGCGGCGAAGTGCTCCCCCAACACGATGTCATCCAGTACGAAGGCATGGCCAAGGACATCACCGACATGCGCATCGCAACGGGCGAAGACCCCCAATGGACGGGCGGCATGTTCGGCGGAATGCCCGCATACCTGATCAATGTCGCCTACCCGGCCCAGCTCGTGAAGCGCACCGTCGGGCAGGTCGTGAAGATCATGGACACCCCGGCGGCGTTCCTCTTCTTCGCCATGATCTCGATGTGGCTGATGCTGATGATCGTCGGCGTCGATCCCTGGGTGGGAATCGTCGCGGCGCTGGCCTACGGGCTCTCGACCTATTTCCTGCTGATCATCGGCGCGGGACACATCACGAAGATGTGGGCGCTGGTCTACGCCCCGCTGATGATGGGCGGCGCGTGGATGACGCTGAGGGGCAACATCTGGTGCGGCGCGGCACTCACGGCGCTCACGGCGTCGCTCGAAATCGGTGCCAATCACCCGCAGATCACCTACTATTTCCTCGTGGCGATGGCCGCCTTCTGGATCAGCGAAGGCATCGTCTCCTTCCGGGAAAAACGGATGAAAAACTTCGCCCTGCGCACGGCGGCGCTGGCCGCGGCGGGCCTGCTGGCCGTAGCGTCGAACTTCTCGCCCCTGTGGTACACGGCCAAACACTCGAAAGAGACCATCCGCGGCGGCTCGGAACTCGCAACGACGGCCGAAACCTCGGCGGGCGGCCTCGCACTCGACTACGCTACGGCGTGGAGCTACGGCAAGGCGGAGACCTTCAACCTGCTGATCCCCGATTTCATGGGCCGCGAATCGGCCACGACTTTCCCGGCGGACGGAGAGACGGCCGCCGTGCTGAACGGATACGGACTGCGCGGCGCGGCGCAGCAGCTGCCCGCCTACTGGGGCACGCAGCCCTACACGGGCGGTCCGACCTACCTCGGAGCGGCGGCGGTGTTCCTCGCGGCGCTGGGCATCGCGCTGGCCCGGGGGCGCAACAAGTGGTGGATCGTCGCCGCATGCGTCGTGATGATTCTGCTGGCCTGGGGCCGCAACCTGATGGGATTCACCGAATTCGCCTTCAAATACCTCCCCGGCTACAACAAGTTCCGCACGGTGTCGATGACGCTCGTCGTCGTCCAATGGGCCGTGCCGCTGCTGGGCGCGCTGGCCTTGATGCGGCTCTGGAAGGAGGAGATCCCGCGGGAACGGCTGATGAAGGCGCTGGCCTGGGCCGCGGGCATCACGGGCGGACTGTGCCTGCTGTTCGCCGTGGCCGGAGAGGCCCTCTTCGACTTCGGACGCGGGGAGAGCGCCGCGATGATGACCGACACGTTCCGCCGCATCTTCGAGAACAACGACATGCAGTCGTACATCGACCGCGGCCTGGATGTCGAGTGGGCCGAAGCGACGGCCGACGCCATGGCCGCCGACCGCGCGGCGATGATGCGGGCCGACGCATGGCGTTCGCTGCTGATGATTCTGCTGGCGGCGGGCGGCGTGGCGCTGTTCGCCCTGCGGAAAATCGGCAAATACGTGCTGACGGGGCTGCTGGCGGGCGTGATGCTGCTGGACCTCGTGCCGGTGGACCTGCGGTTCCTCGGGCACGACAAATTCGAATCGGCACGCCGCCGGCAGGTGGTGCCCACGGCGGCCGACAAGGCGATCATGCAGGACAAAGATCCGGGCTACCGGGTGCTGAACCTCACGGTCAGCCCGTTCAACGACGCCACGACCAGCTATTTCCACCGCTCGGTAGGCGGGTATCACGGCGCCAAGCTGGCCCGCTATCAGGATTTGATCGACCGCTATCTGTCGAACGTCGATGACGGGGTGCTGGACATGCTCAACACGCGCTACCTGATCGTTCCGGGCGCCGACGGACAACCCGAACCGCGCCTGCGGACGACGGCCAACGGCGCGGCGTGGTTCGTGGACAGCGTCGTCTACGCCTCCACGGCCCGGGAGGAGATCGACCTGCTGGGCACGACCGACCTCAAAACGACGGCGGTGGTGGCGGCGCAAGACCCGGTGGAAATCGTACCGCGACCGATGCCCCTCGGCATCTATGCCTCGGCCCGGATCGACCTCACGGAATACCGCCCGAACTACCTCAAATACGAATACACGACACCCGAAGAGGCCGTGGCGGTCTTCTCGGAGATCTTCTACGACCACGGTTGGAAAGCCTATGTGGACGGCGAGGAGATGCCCTACTTCCGGGCCGACTACGTTCTGCGGGCGATGAAGCTCCCCGCCGGGAAGCACACCGTCGAATGGCGGTTCCGCGCGCCGGGCTGGACGGCGGTCGAAGGGGTGACGCTCGCGGCGTCGCTCGCAATCCTGCTGGGAGCCGTCGCGGCGCTGATCTATTGTTTCAGGAAGAAAAAAGCGTAA
- a CDS encoding response regulator: MERRIILVDDHSLFRNGLRGLLERCAECRVVGEAASGEEFLAMLDDIDADIVFMDFSMPGLDGAQTTERALARRPDLRIITLSMFGEESYYSRMVEAGARGFLLKDSDIGDVIDAIETVTGGGSYFSPQLLTSLTGRMRTREDAADEQLSSREREILVAVCRGLSNQEIADELFISKRTVDKHRANILEKTGCKNTASLVVYAIRNGIVDI; encoded by the coding sequence ATGGAACGCCGAATCATACTCGTAGACGACCACTCGCTGTTCCGCAACGGACTGCGGGGACTGCTCGAACGCTGTGCGGAGTGCCGCGTGGTGGGCGAGGCTGCCAGCGGCGAGGAGTTTCTGGCCATGCTGGACGACATCGACGCCGACATCGTATTCATGGATTTCTCCATGCCGGGGCTCGACGGCGCGCAGACGACCGAACGGGCGCTGGCGCGGCGTCCCGACCTGCGGATCATCACCCTTTCGATGTTCGGCGAGGAGAGTTACTATTCGCGGATGGTCGAGGCCGGGGCCCGGGGGTTCCTGCTGAAGGATTCCGACATCGGCGACGTGATCGACGCCATCGAGACGGTGACGGGCGGCGGCAGTTACTTTTCGCCGCAGTTGCTGACTTCGCTGACGGGGCGCATGCGCACGCGCGAGGATGCCGCCGACGAACAGCTCTCGTCGCGTGAACGCGAGATTCTGGTGGCGGTCTGCCGGGGGCTGTCGAATCAGGAGATCGCCGACGAACTCTTCATCTCGAAGCGCACGGTGGACAAGCACCGCGCCAATATCCTCGAAAAGACCGGCTGCAAGAATACCGCTTCGCTGGTGGTCTACGCCATCCGCAACGGCATCGTCGATATTTAG
- the truB gene encoding tRNA pseudouridine(55) synthase TruB, which translates to MPMTREPLDLRGINFEEGYIAVLDKPLRWTSTDVVRKVKFTLRKLGYRKIKVGHAGTLDPLATGILVVCIGRATKLVDALQAEEKEYIADVMLGATTPSYDLEHEIDRTYPYEHITREAVEEALASLTGERLQTPPVYSAKKIDGTRAYELARAGEEVAVRQALINIYEIEIEEYDLPRVRIRVRCSKGTYIRSLAHEIGQALHSGAHLSSLRRTRSGGFTLEKAYELDDFLENLQKLETK; encoded by the coding sequence ATGCCCATGACCCGAGAACCGCTGGACCTGCGCGGCATCAATTTCGAAGAGGGCTACATCGCCGTTCTGGACAAGCCCCTCCGCTGGACCTCGACCGACGTGGTCCGCAAAGTCAAATTCACCCTGCGCAAGCTCGGCTACCGCAAGATCAAGGTCGGACACGCCGGGACGCTCGACCCGCTGGCGACGGGCATCCTCGTGGTCTGCATCGGCCGCGCCACGAAGCTGGTGGACGCCCTGCAAGCCGAGGAGAAAGAGTACATAGCCGACGTGATGCTGGGCGCCACGACCCCGAGCTACGACCTCGAACACGAGATCGACCGGACCTATCCCTACGAACACATCACGCGCGAAGCGGTCGAAGAGGCGCTCGCTTCGCTCACCGGCGAACGGCTGCAAACCCCGCCCGTCTACTCGGCCAAGAAGATCGACGGGACGCGCGCCTACGAACTGGCCCGCGCCGGCGAGGAGGTCGCCGTACGCCAGGCGCTGATCAACATCTACGAGATAGAGATCGAGGAATACGACCTTCCGCGGGTGCGCATCCGCGTCCGTTGCAGCAAGGGCACCTACATCCGGTCGCTGGCCCACGAGATCGGGCAGGCGTTGCACAGCGGAGCCCATCTCTCGTCGCTGCGCCGCACGCGCAGCGGCGGATTCACGCTCGAAAAAGCGTACGAACTGGATGATTTTCTGGAAAATTTGCAAAAACTCGAAACAAAATAG
- a CDS encoding sensor histidine kinase — protein MLIKILLVIAIVIQCVATGYALRLVRTTKYNSVWILFIVGFSLLSVERLVQLLLASGFEVIPRWWFGYLGIVISICLSIGVMYAHKLFKYIDRLNRQRSLLNKRILTAVLRTEEKARSRFSKELHDGLGPLLSSARMSLTALSREEHDADQREIIDNTTYVIDEAIRSLREISNNLSPHVLNDFGLARGVQNFIDKSVAMHDVKIRFTTNLRSERYDTDIEVILYRVICELINNSLKHAACTAVNLSLAQNGSELTLDYTDNGRGFNPQAMMDCGMGLSNIASRINSLGGTFDISSSKGKGMRAAIRVNTQQDPAPAKHRKRRRR, from the coding sequence ATGTTGATCAAGATCCTGCTCGTCATCGCCATCGTCATCCAATGCGTCGCCACGGGCTACGCCCTGCGGCTGGTGCGCACCACCAAGTACAATTCGGTGTGGATTCTTTTCATCGTAGGTTTCTCGCTGCTCTCGGTCGAACGCCTCGTGCAGTTGCTCCTCGCCTCCGGGTTCGAGGTCATTCCGCGCTGGTGGTTCGGCTACCTGGGCATCGTGATCTCGATCTGCCTGTCGATCGGCGTGATGTACGCCCACAAACTCTTCAAATACATCGACCGGCTCAACCGCCAGCGGTCGCTGCTCAACAAGCGCATCCTGACGGCCGTGCTCCGCACCGAGGAGAAGGCCCGGTCGCGTTTCTCGAAGGAGCTCCACGACGGCCTCGGGCCGCTGCTTTCGTCGGCCCGGATGTCGCTCACGGCCCTTTCGCGCGAGGAGCACGACGCCGACCAGCGCGAAATCATCGACAACACGACCTATGTGATCGACGAGGCGATCCGCTCGCTGCGCGAAATCTCGAACAATCTTTCGCCGCACGTGCTCAATGATTTCGGACTGGCGCGCGGCGTGCAGAACTTCATCGACAAGAGCGTGGCGATGCACGACGTGAAGATCCGCTTCACGACCAACCTGCGTTCGGAGCGTTACGACACCGACATCGAGGTCATTCTCTACCGCGTGATCTGCGAGCTGATCAACAATTCGCTCAAACACGCCGCCTGCACGGCCGTCAACCTCTCGCTGGCGCAGAACGGTTCCGAGCTGACGCTCGACTACACGGACAACGGCCGGGGATTCAATCCGCAGGCGATGATGGACTGCGGCATGGGGCTTTCGAACATCGCTTCGCGCATCAATTCGCTGGGCGGGACCTTCGACATCTCCTCGTCCAAGGGCAAGGGCATGCGCGCCGCCATCCGCGTCAATACGCAGCAGGACCCCGCGCCTGCCAAACACCGCAAACGCCGCCGCCGGTAA
- a CDS encoding DUF3098 domain-containing protein, with the protein MKKKQKKTQDPAQEDTRMPLTRRNYVLLAIGFAVILLGFVLMAGGGSDSPDEFNYAMFSWRRITLAPILVIGGFVVEIYAIMKRY; encoded by the coding sequence ATGAAAAAGAAGCAGAAAAAAACGCAGGACCCCGCGCAGGAGGATACCCGCATGCCGCTGACCCGGCGCAACTACGTCCTGCTGGCAATCGGATTCGCCGTCATCCTCCTGGGATTCGTCCTGATGGCCGGCGGCGGCAGCGATTCGCCCGATGAATTCAACTATGCGATGTTCTCGTGGCGCCGCATCACGCTGGCCCCGATTCTGGTGATCGGCGGATTCGTCGTCGAGATCTATGCCATCATGAAGCGGTACTGA
- a CDS encoding undecaprenyl-diphosphate phosphatase translates to MDTLQAILLGIVQGITEFLPVSSSGHLQIAKEVLGVELENNITFDVMLHAATVLSTVVVLWRELLQLLQGLFSRHFNEQQAYILKIVVSMIPAGVVGVLFAEQIEAFFASLTFVGAMLMLTAQLLTFAYFAKPRAKKGITYGNAFVIGLAQAAATLPGLSRSGSTIAAGLLLGKSKEEVANFSFIMVIPVILGKMLLDICSGEVTALDIPAGALAGGFLAAFVSGTLACKFMIEVVKRGKLIWFALYCCFAGLVSILFSIF, encoded by the coding sequence ATGGACACACTGCAAGCCATCCTGCTCGGCATCGTGCAGGGCATCACCGAATTCCTCCCCGTATCGAGCAGCGGACACCTCCAGATCGCCAAGGAAGTGCTGGGCGTCGAGCTGGAGAACAATATCACCTTCGATGTCATGCTGCACGCCGCCACGGTGCTCAGCACCGTCGTCGTGCTGTGGCGCGAACTGCTGCAACTGTTGCAGGGGCTCTTTTCGAGGCATTTCAACGAACAGCAGGCTTACATCCTCAAAATCGTCGTCTCGATGATCCCGGCCGGCGTCGTCGGCGTGCTTTTCGCCGAACAGATCGAGGCGTTCTTCGCGTCGCTGACCTTCGTGGGCGCCATGCTGATGCTCACGGCGCAGTTGCTGACCTTCGCCTATTTCGCCAAACCCCGCGCGAAGAAGGGAATCACCTATGGCAACGCCTTCGTCATCGGCCTCGCACAGGCCGCGGCCACGCTCCCCGGCCTTTCGCGGTCGGGATCGACCATCGCTGCGGGACTGCTGCTCGGCAAGAGCAAGGAGGAGGTCGCCAACTTCTCGTTCATCATGGTCATCCCGGTCATCCTGGGCAAGATGCTGCTGGACATCTGTTCGGGCGAGGTCACGGCCCTCGACATCCCGGCGGGAGCCCTCGCCGGCGGATTCCTCGCGGCTTTCGTCTCGGGAACGCTGGCCTGCAAATTCATGATCGAAGTGGTCAAGCGCGGCAAGCTGATCTGGTTCGCCCTCTACTGCTGTTTCGCAGGACTCGTCTCGATCCTCTTCTCCATCTTCTGA
- a CDS encoding MFS transporter codes for METKKQNYVLPIVVMIFLFGMISFVTNLASPMGDILKYQFNVPNWMGTLGVFANFIAYAIMGYPAGNMLQKYGYKKTALVAIAVGFIGVGIQTLSGSAQSFGVYLLGAFIAGFSMCLLNTVVNPMLNKLGGGGNKGNQLIQAGGSFNSLCGTAVIILTGLLIPEGIKNAQISNVFPLMYAALAIFAFAFIVISLTKIPETNKEAGVKTAEASKYGPLSFRHFMLGAIAIFVYVGIEVGIPNVLQKWLQNPDLNVLGSGVNAEAVAGSVAATYWFLMLIGRLLGAAIGSKVSAKSMLTVVSSVGLLLTLGAMFAPEVAVNLPVFNGSAGFGLVNVPVNAALLVLIGLCTSVMWGGIFNLAVEGLGKYTEKASGIFMALVCGGGILPLLQNAIVDVTDGGMGYLTSYWVIVIALAYLLYYALVGSKNVNKDIPVTE; via the coding sequence ATGGAGACAAAAAAACAAAACTATGTTTTGCCGATCGTCGTGATGATCTTCCTCTTCGGTATGATTTCGTTCGTGACGAATCTGGCTTCGCCGATGGGTGACATTCTGAAGTATCAGTTCAACGTCCCGAACTGGATGGGTACGCTGGGCGTATTCGCCAACTTCATCGCCTATGCCATCATGGGTTATCCCGCCGGCAACATGCTTCAGAAGTACGGCTACAAGAAGACCGCGTTGGTCGCCATCGCCGTCGGTTTCATCGGTGTCGGCATCCAGACGCTGTCCGGCAGCGCCCAGAGCTTCGGCGTCTACCTGCTGGGCGCATTCATCGCAGGTTTCTCCATGTGTCTGCTCAACACGGTCGTCAACCCCATGCTGAACAAGCTCGGCGGCGGCGGCAACAAGGGCAACCAGCTGATCCAGGCCGGCGGTTCGTTCAACTCGCTGTGCGGTACGGCCGTGATCATCCTGACGGGCCTGCTGATTCCGGAGGGCATCAAGAACGCGCAGATCAGCAACGTGTTCCCGCTGATGTACGCCGCGCTGGCCATCTTCGCGTTCGCGTTCATCGTGATCAGCCTGACGAAGATTCCGGAGACCAACAAGGAGGCCGGCGTGAAGACGGCCGAGGCTTCGAAATACGGCCCGCTGTCGTTCCGTCACTTCATGCTGGGCGCAATCGCCATCTTCGTGTACGTAGGTATCGAGGTGGGTATCCCCAACGTGTTGCAGAAGTGGTTGCAGAATCCCGACCTGAACGTGCTGGGCAGCGGCGTGAATGCCGAGGCCGTCGCCGGATCGGTTGCCGCGACCTATTGGTTCCTGATGCTGATCGGCCGTCTGCTGGGCGCCGCCATCGGCAGCAAGGTGTCCGCCAAGAGTATGCTGACGGTCGTTTCCTCCGTAGGTCTGTTGCTTACGCTGGGTGCGATGTTCGCCCCCGAGGTGGCTGTCAACCTGCCCGTCTTCAACGGTTCCGCAGGCTTCGGACTGGTGAACGTTCCCGTCAACGCGGCGCTGCTGGTGCTGATCGGTCTCTGCACTTCGGTCATGTGGGGCGGCATCTTCAACCTCGCCGTCGAAGGGCTGGGCAAATACACCGAGAAGGCTTCGGGTATCTTCATGGCGCTGGTTTGCGGCGGCGGTATCCTGCCCCTGCTCCAGAATGCGATCGTTGACGTTACCGACGGCGGCATGGGCTATCTGACCAGCTACTGGGTGATCGTGATCGCTCTGGCCTACCTGCTCTACTACGCACTCGTGGGCTCGAAGAACGTCAACAAGGACATCCCCGTAACGGAATAA
- a CDS encoding polyprenyl synthetase family protein, with product MITLEDIHKPVTAELEAFDDFVERQFTAEGELLSDMLRYALSTRGKGIRPMLVMLSAAMNAPVKGASMGRRACLAAMLVEMIHVASLIHDDVIDESDMRRGKPSANARWQSHKAVILGDYILAKNMNIGLQSGQFDLVTHVCGSMAALCEGEVLQDDCARNRTMTRQAYLDIIYKKTASLLGVSASAGALAVGATRDKVATMRRFGEAVGMAFQIQDDILDYTPSAHTGKPANNDLREGKITLPLLSVLDRASEERRADLLARLARCHEDDEAVEYLRSTVENEGGLTFAAEVMQGYITRAVEMLADYEDSEYRSALVNLCAYIAERDR from the coding sequence ATGATTACACTCGAAGACATTCACAAACCCGTGACTGCCGAGCTGGAAGCCTTCGACGATTTCGTCGAACGCCAGTTCACGGCCGAGGGGGAGTTGCTTTCCGATATGCTGCGCTACGCCCTTTCCACACGCGGAAAAGGCATCCGCCCCATGCTGGTAATGCTTTCGGCGGCGATGAATGCACCGGTGAAGGGGGCTTCGATGGGACGCCGGGCCTGTCTGGCCGCCATGCTGGTCGAAATGATCCATGTGGCGTCGCTGATCCACGACGATGTGATCGACGAATCCGACATGCGCCGCGGGAAACCCTCGGCCAACGCCCGCTGGCAGTCGCATAAGGCCGTGATCCTGGGCGACTACATCCTCGCCAAGAACATGAACATCGGCTTGCAGAGCGGCCAGTTCGATCTGGTGACCCACGTCTGCGGCTCGATGGCGGCGCTGTGCGAAGGCGAGGTTTTGCAGGACGACTGCGCCCGGAACCGCACGATGACCCGTCAGGCTTATCTCGACATCATATATAAGAAGACCGCCAGCCTGTTGGGCGTCAGCGCCTCGGCCGGAGCGCTGGCCGTGGGGGCCACGCGCGACAAGGTCGCCACGATGCGCCGTTTCGGCGAGGCCGTGGGCATGGCTTTCCAGATTCAGGACGACATTCTCGACTACACCCCCTCTGCGCATACGGGCAAACCCGCCAACAACGACCTGCGCGAAGGCAAGATCACCCTGCCGCTGCTCTCGGTGCTCGACCGGGCTTCGGAGGAGCGCCGCGCCGACCTGCTGGCCCGGCTGGCGCGCTGTCACGAGGACGACGAGGCGGTGGAATACCTGCGCTCGACGGTCGAGAACGAAGGCGGCCTGACTTTCGCCGCCGAGGTGATGCAGGGCTACATCACGCGGGCCGTGGAGATGCTCGCCGACTACGAGGATTCCGAATACCGCTCGGCGCTGGTCAACCTCTGCGCCTACATCGCCGAACGGGACCGCTGA